A window of Methanosarcinales archaeon contains these coding sequences:
- a CDS encoding ABC transporter ATP-binding protein — protein MLKVKNLVKDYDVDDAKVRVLNGVSFEVNDGDILGIMGRSGGGKTTLMKVLRGVENFVEGEIEIDGLTITPDSSFQDIRALKDITAIHLQRNFGLWTGSAIENIIRRIYSLKVGQEALPHRDHPDFDVLYAESMEYLKLVGLDHKAEHFSSVLSGGEKQRLLIARQIAAKPKLLLLDEPATMTCPATKQEVLDTIKKVHQETGIMTIVVSHLPEIHGYLADKLILLEDGKIVAQGEPKTIIKEFLKDIRPIVPLPDIKEKIPVIKVENVSQRYYLIRQGEVLDIEDMSIEFNKGEITAIIGPSGGGKTTLLHAMDGLIYPDEGEISYLVDNDWVDITIYNPSRMELRRRTSIMYQEFALYPNSPIKHQLAYKLGVKGMHVIENARKKAKELSIPDEDLDIIYRLTDIGGEKAQEQLEEMGYQLDIISILFPSSTMDEVKKYAEPIFEAMWLPISALNAKPYQLSGGENVRAALALATITQPEYLLLDEPFGDLDPRTLREVANSLKRFNAQFNTTIVFISHHMDFVNELAHRAIMIENGKITMDDEPMAVTKKLIEVGHATYMKHALKDYSIVTN, from the coding sequence ATGTTGAAAGTTAAGAACCTGGTAAAGGACTATGATGTAGATGATGCTAAGGTTAGAGTACTAAATGGTGTCAGTTTTGAGGTTAATGATGGTGATATATTAGGGATCATGGGACGAAGTGGTGGCGGAAAGACCACACTAATGAAGGTGTTAAGAGGCGTTGAGAATTTTGTTGAAGGTGAGATCGAAATTGATGGACTTACCATTACCCCGGATTCTTCATTCCAGGATATTAGAGCACTAAAAGATATAACTGCTATACATCTTCAAAGAAATTTTGGTCTCTGGACTGGTTCTGCAATTGAAAACATTATAAGACGTATATATTCTCTTAAAGTAGGGCAAGAAGCCCTTCCTCATAGGGATCACCCGGATTTTGATGTACTGTATGCCGAGAGTATGGAATATCTCAAACTAGTGGGCCTTGATCATAAGGCCGAACATTTCTCATCTGTGCTCAGTGGTGGTGAAAAACAGAGATTATTGATAGCCCGGCAGATTGCTGCCAAACCCAAGCTTTTATTACTGGACGAACCCGCAACCATGACCTGTCCCGCAACCAAACAGGAAGTGCTGGACACAATAAAAAAGGTTCATCAGGAAACCGGGATCATGACCATAGTTGTCTCACATCTCCCTGAGATACATGGTTATCTTGCAGACAAACTAATATTGCTCGAAGACGGTAAGATCGTGGCCCAGGGTGAACCAAAAACCATAATTAAAGAATTCCTTAAGGACATTCGACCCATAGTACCACTTCCTGACATAAAAGAAAAAATTCCTGTTATTAAGGTTGAAAATGTGAGTCAACGGTATTATTTGATACGCCAGGGAGAGGTACTGGATATTGAAGATATGAGCATTGAATTCAATAAAGGCGAGATCACTGCAATCATAGGACCCAGCGGCGGAGGTAAGACCACATTGCTTCATGCCATGGACGGGCTCATTTATCCTGATGAAGGTGAGATAAGCTACCTGGTTGACAATGATTGGGTAGATATCACCATCTATAATCCCAGTCGAATGGAACTTCGCAGAAGGACCAGTATCATGTACCAGGAATTTGCGCTGTACCCTAATTCACCCATCAAGCATCAACTGGCATATAAACTGGGAGTTAAGGGTATGCACGTTATAGAGAATGCCCGTAAAAAGGCAAAGGAATTGAGCATTCCTGATGAAGATCTTGATATTATTTACCGGTTGACAGATATTGGCGGAGAAAAAGCCCAGGAGCAACTGGAAGAGATGGGATATCAATTGGATATTATCAGCATCCTCTTCCCAAGTAGTACTATGGATGAGGTCAAGAAATATGCAGAACCGATCTTTGAAGCTATGTGGCTGCCCATATCTGCACTTAACGCAAAACCATACCAGTTAAGTGGTGGAGAAAATGTAAGGGCTGCACTGGCCCTGGCGACTATCACACAACCTGAATATCTATTATTGGATGAACCATTCGGAGATCTGGACCCACGTACTTTGCGAGAGGTGGCCAATTCCCTTAAAAGGTTCAATGCACAGTTCAATACTACCATTGTTTTCATTAGCCATCACATGGATTTTGTGAATGAACTGGCACATAGAGCTATCATGATCGAAAACGGTAAGATCACTATGGATGATGAACCCATGGCCGTCACTAAAAAGCTGATAGAAGTGGGTCATGCCACGTATATGAAGCATGCATTGAAGGATTATTCAATAGTAACAAACTAA
- the trxB gene encoding thioredoxin-disulfide reductase, which translates to MVYDVIIIGGGPAGLAAGIYAKRALMNSLLIEKVGIGGQIIKTHMLENYPGFPEISGMELMQKMEEHVNKFELEIKFTEVLQIKDGGSVKTVVTSDGEIKTKTVIIATGTHPKSLGIPGEQEFMGKGVSTCATCDGFFFTGKDVALVGGGDSAIVEALFLTKMVNKVYVLHRREELRAEKINQEKAFKNPKIEFIWNSNLIAIKGNDTVEKAVVKNKLTEEITELSVGGVFMYVGIIPNTDFVDADKDETGFIITKPDLSTSLPGVFCAGDCRTTLIRQVATAVGDGALAAVSAEKYLAEQE; encoded by the coding sequence ATGGTATATGACGTAATTATTATTGGAGGCGGTCCTGCAGGACTGGCGGCAGGCATATATGCAAAACGTGCATTGATGAATTCTCTTCTTATCGAGAAAGTGGGCATAGGCGGTCAGATCATAAAAACCCACATGCTTGAGAACTATCCCGGTTTTCCTGAGATCAGTGGTATGGAACTGATGCAGAAGATGGAAGAACATGTTAATAAATTCGAACTTGAGATCAAATTCACAGAGGTCCTGCAGATCAAAGACGGCGGTTCTGTTAAGACAGTGGTCACCTCAGACGGGGAGATAAAAACAAAAACAGTAATTATCGCCACAGGTACCCACCCAAAGAGTCTGGGTATCCCGGGTGAGCAGGAATTTATGGGCAAAGGCGTCTCTACTTGTGCGACATGTGACGGTTTCTTCTTTACTGGTAAGGATGTGGCACTTGTGGGTGGAGGTGACAGCGCCATTGTGGAAGCATTGTTTTTGACAAAAATGGTGAACAAGGTATATGTGTTACATCGCAGGGAGGAACTGAGGGCAGAGAAAATAAACCAGGAGAAGGCCTTTAAAAACCCGAAGATTGAATTTATCTGGAATTCCAATTTGATCGCTATTAAGGGTAATGACACTGTTGAGAAAGCTGTGGTCAAGAACAAACTTACTGAAGAGATCACAGAGCTATCAGTGGGCGGGGTGTTCATGTATGTGGGTATTATTCCAAATACTGATTTTGTGGATGCTGACAAAGATGAAACTGGTTTTATCATCACAAAACCTGATCTTTCCACTTCTCTCCCGGGCGTGTTTTGTGCAGGTGATTGCCGCACTACACTGATTCGCCAGGTAGCTACTGCAGTAGGGGACGGGGCACTGGCTGCGGTATCGGCAGAAAAATACCTTGCAGAGCAGGAATAA
- the sppA gene encoding signal peptide peptidase SppA: protein MDYQDINQTELNEKPEYFPPDKPVPKNSHRKESSVTRGFVYLLAVLVLMIIIAGSLLAIFGDSGGLPMDSNKVSVIYVQGTMITGNIPGDLGYASSEDISKSIQDAADNKNVKAIVLRVNSPGGSPAAAQEIVTEIKKAKEKKPVVVSMGDVAASAAYYISAPTDRIIANPDTMTGSIGVIWLFENRSAFYEEEGIEFYVAKSGEFKDMGGDWRGLTDAEKNYSDQVIQEVFQRFVNEVAQSRNMSQEDVKALADGRVYTGSRAVELGLVDETGNFYDAINIAAELGNIEGKPTVVYENKPTLSRLLFGSEEGMGDQSKMFLRYLFESPFGKIMA, encoded by the coding sequence ATGGATTATCAGGATATTAATCAAACAGAATTGAATGAAAAACCCGAATATTTTCCCCCCGATAAGCCAGTTCCGAAAAATTCCCATCGGAAGGAATCGTCTGTAACACGCGGTTTCGTCTATTTATTAGCAGTCCTGGTGTTAATGATAATAATAGCAGGAAGTTTGTTAGCTATTTTTGGGGATTCAGGGGGCCTTCCCATGGATTCCAATAAGGTTTCGGTGATCTATGTCCAGGGGACGATGATCACGGGAAATATTCCTGGTGATTTAGGATATGCCTCATCCGAAGATATCAGTAAAAGCATTCAGGATGCAGCAGATAATAAGAACGTAAAGGCTATTGTCCTCAGGGTCAATAGTCCCGGCGGCTCTCCGGCAGCGGCGCAGGAGATAGTGACCGAAATAAAAAAAGCCAAAGAAAAAAAGCCTGTTGTAGTTTCCATGGGAGATGTAGCTGCCAGTGCGGCATACTATATCTCAGCTCCAACAGATCGTATTATTGCTAATCCTGATACTATGACCGGCAGCATTGGTGTTATCTGGTTATTTGAGAACCGTTCTGCTTTCTACGAGGAGGAGGGGATTGAATTCTATGTTGCCAAAAGCGGCGAATTCAAAGATATGGGTGGTGACTGGAGAGGGTTGACAGATGCAGAAAAGAATTATTCTGATCAAGTTATCCAGGAAGTATTCCAGAGATTTGTTAATGAAGTCGCACAGAGCAGGAACATGAGCCAGGAAGATGTGAAAGCACTGGCTGATGGTAGGGTATATACAGGCAGCAGAGCTGTTGAACTGGGCCTGGTGGATGAGACTGGAAACTTTTATGATGCTATTAACATTGCCGCAGAATTGGGAAATATTGAAGGTAAACCTACAGTGGTTTATGAAAATAAACCCACACTTTCAAGGCTGTTGTTTGGTAGTGAAGAAGGAATGGGTGATCAATCAAAGATGTTCTTACGTTATTTATTCGAAAGTCCTTTCGGGAAAATTATGGCTTAA
- a CDS encoding small multi-drug export protein has translation MSVSAEIAALISWIPDWAATIIIAMMPVAELRGAIPLALAPVELGGYQMSVPEAYILAVVGNMIPVIPLLLFLEPVSSFLRRWKVGDIFFTWLFTRTHRNHTERFEKYGTLALTIFVAIPLPVTGAWTGCAAAFVVGIKFKHALLAIFLGVLIAGVIVTTLSLTGIGIFNRI, from the coding sequence ATGTCAGTTAGCGCTGAAATTGCTGCCCTGATCTCATGGATACCTGATTGGGCAGCCACTATTATAATTGCCATGATGCCTGTAGCAGAGCTCAGAGGTGCCATACCACTGGCCCTGGCCCCTGTTGAATTGGGGGGATACCAAATGTCAGTTCCTGAAGCATATATTCTGGCAGTGGTGGGCAATATGATACCAGTCATCCCCTTACTGTTGTTCCTTGAACCGGTGTCCAGCTTCCTGCGAAGGTGGAAGGTTGGGGATATATTTTTTACCTGGCTGTTTACAAGGACACACCGGAATCATACCGAAAGATTTGAAAAATACGGTACTCTGGCACTTACAATTTTTGTGGCAATCCCTCTTCCTGTAACCGGAGCATGGACTGGATGTGCCGCTGCATTTGTGGTCGGAATTAAGTTCAAGCATGCCCTATTAGCCATTTTCCTTGGAGTGCTGATAGCAGGCGTTATTGTAACAACTTTATCTTTGACCGGGATAGGTATTTTTAACCGGATCTAA
- a CDS encoding YwbE family protein — protein MNSGTTRKNLNEGLSVGIVLKQDQKTGKITQGIVDKILTKSSYHPHGIKVKLKEGQVGRVKEIYSKV, from the coding sequence ATGAATAGTGGTACTACCAGAAAAAATCTTAACGAAGGATTAAGTGTTGGAATAGTATTAAAGCAGGATCAAAAGACTGGTAAAATAACTCAGGGTATTGTAGATAAAATATTAACTAAATCTTCATATCATCCACATGGAATAAAGGTTAAACTAAAAGAGGGACAAGTTGGAAGAGTAAAGGAAATTTATTCAAAAGTTTGA
- the nth gene encoding endonuclease III, protein MLKIVELLKTEYPLSRTALTYSTPHQLLVATILSAQSTDVRVNIITKTLFEKYKNVEDFARADLAQLEQDIKSSGFFRQKAKNIKNSSIEIIETFGGEVPRTMEELITLPGVARKTANVVLSSAYGITEGIAVDTHVKRLSYRLGLTDNTDPNKIEQDLMKLAPRKEWSDFSYRLILHGRAVCSARKPKHEECMLEHLCPKKGVNNIGNV, encoded by the coding sequence ATGCTGAAGATCGTTGAATTATTGAAAACAGAATATCCCTTATCCAGGACCGCTCTTACCTATTCCACGCCACATCAATTGCTGGTGGCTACCATCCTGTCTGCCCAGAGTACTGATGTGAGGGTGAATATCATCACCAAAACACTTTTTGAGAAATACAAAAATGTGGAGGATTTTGCCAGGGCTGATCTGGCACAACTCGAGCAGGATATCAAATCCTCGGGTTTTTTCAGGCAGAAAGCAAAGAACATTAAGAACAGCAGTATTGAGATCATTGAGACGTTCGGGGGCGAAGTACCAAGGACCATGGAAGAACTGATTACTCTTCCCGGCGTAGCCCGCAAGACTGCCAATGTTGTGTTGTCCAGTGCCTACGGCATCACGGAAGGCATTGCTGTGGACACTCATGTGAAGAGGTTGTCGTATCGGCTGGGATTGACTGATAATACTGATCCCAATAAGATCGAGCAGGACCTGATGAAACTGGCCCCCAGAAAGGAGTGGAGTGATTTTTCATATCGCCTGATACTTCACGGACGGGCCGTGTGTTCGGCACGTAAACCTAAACATGAAGAGTGCATGCTGGAACATTTGTGCCCTAAAAAGGGAGTTAATAATATTGGTAATGTATAA
- a CDS encoding replication factor C small subunit produces the protein MKEEIWIEKYRPTTLKDVVGQVEVIKRLQSYVESGNLPHLLFSGPPGVGKTASAIAVAKDLFGETWTNNFTELNASDERGIDVVRNKIKNFARTAPLGDADFKIIFLDEADALTSDAQSALRRTMEKYTSNCRFILSCNYSSKIIDPIQSRCAVYRFSPISHEALKQRIAYIAQNEGLEVTDEGMDAAIYVSQGDMRKAINALQAAGLLEKKIGMESIYQITATARPEEIGELIDLALMGDFIGARTKLDNLLINQGLSGEDVIVQIHRTMFDRSIPDLLKVKLMDRIGEIDFRLTEGANERIQLEALLAYFVLAGKGDVS, from the coding sequence ATAAAGGAAGAGATCTGGATCGAAAAATACCGCCCCACCACGTTAAAAGATGTTGTCGGGCAGGTTGAAGTTATCAAACGTCTTCAATCATATGTGGAATCAGGTAACCTGCCCCATCTGCTGTTCTCTGGCCCACCGGGTGTGGGAAAAACAGCTTCAGCTATTGCAGTTGCTAAGGACCTGTTCGGCGAGACCTGGACAAATAATTTCACTGAACTAAATGCCAGTGATGAAAGGGGCATTGACGTGGTACGCAACAAGATCAAAAATTTTGCCAGGACAGCTCCCCTGGGAGATGCTGATTTCAAGATCATTTTCCTTGATGAGGCTGATGCTCTGACCTCGGATGCCCAGAGCGCGCTGCGCCGTACCATGGAGAAATATACCAGTAACTGCCGTTTTATCCTGTCGTGCAATTATTCTTCAAAGATCATTGATCCTATCCAGTCCAGATGTGCAGTATACCGCTTCAGTCCCATATCCCACGAAGCTTTAAAGCAGCGCATTGCCTATATTGCACAAAACGAAGGCCTGGAGGTCACTGATGAGGGGATGGATGCAGCGATCTATGTATCCCAGGGTGATATGAGAAAGGCAATTAATGCTTTGCAGGCTGCAGGACTGCTGGAAAAGAAGATCGGTATGGAATCCATCTATCAGATAACTGCCACTGCAAGACCGGAAGAGATCGGTGAACTCATAGACCTGGCCCTGATGGGCGATTTCATAGGTGCCAGGACTAAGCTGGATAATTTGCTGATCAACCAGGGTCTCTCTGGTGAGGATGTAATTGTCCAGATACACAGGACCATGTTCGACAGGTCCATTCCTGACCTACTTAAAGTGAAATTGATGGACAGGATTGGAGAGATAGATTTCAGGCTGACCGAAGGAGCCAACGAAAGAATTCAATTAGAAGCGCTGCTAGCTTATTTTGTACTTGCCGGAAAAGGAGATGTCAGTTAG
- a CDS encoding cyclase family protein: MKVIDISMTIHPEMKIYNGDVAPKITRLSKIEDGDSYNVSKITLGSHTGTHVDSPLHFFLNKTGIDELPLQGLVGPARVIDISGLKRPIEAHELGSLENVKIILLKGSKAHLTIEGAQVLIENNVRTIGTEALSIAVNEVENEVHRILLGAEIIIIEGLDLTNVNEGDYFLVCLPLKIAGCDGAPARAVLISDK, translated from the coding sequence ATGAAAGTCATTGATATTTCAATGACAATCCATCCTGAAATGAAGATTTATAATGGAGATGTTGCCCCCAAAATAACAAGACTCTCTAAGATCGAAGATGGGGATTCCTACAATGTTTCTAAAATTACACTGGGAAGTCATACAGGCACACATGTGGATTCGCCACTGCATTTTTTCTTAAATAAAACTGGAATAGATGAATTACCTTTACAGGGACTGGTAGGTCCGGCTAGAGTAATAGATATTTCCGGGCTTAAAAGACCAATCGAAGCCCATGAACTTGGAAGTCTGGAAAATGTGAAGATCATATTATTAAAAGGGAGTAAGGCACATCTTACCATTGAAGGGGCCCAAGTTCTTATAGAAAATAATGTCAGGACCATTGGCACAGAAGCATTATCAATAGCTGTGAACGAAGTGGAAAACGAAGTTCACCGAATACTATTAGGAGCAGAAATAATTATTATTGAAGGACTTGACCTGACAAATGTAAATGAAGGAGATTATTTCCTTGTATGCCTTCCTCTTAAGATAGCAGGCTGTGATGGAGCACCAGCCAGAGCTGTATTGATCTCAGATAAATAA
- a CDS encoding TraR/DksA C4-type zinc finger protein produces MEAPFIPDDLQPIIDFHGHLCPGLVIGYRAAKAGMKQIHAMRSEDEELVTIVENNSCAVDAIQVMTGCTFGKGNFFFKDYGKHVYTLAIRPDGRGVRISLKNDAFREEDREERIKHLLDLDEQQLFDIEDVTIELPQQAQIHNSVACHNCGEPVMETRIKEKNKEVYCIPCFNQKFQ; encoded by the coding sequence ATGGAAGCACCCTTCATCCCCGATGACCTTCAACCCATCATCGATTTCCACGGACACCTCTGCCCCGGCCTTGTGATCGGCTACAGGGCAGCAAAAGCTGGTATGAAACAGATACATGCCATGCGTTCAGAGGATGAGGAACTTGTTACGATCGTTGAGAATAATTCCTGTGCAGTAGATGCCATACAAGTTATGACTGGCTGTACCTTTGGAAAAGGTAACTTCTTTTTCAAAGATTATGGGAAGCATGTTTATACACTAGCAATACGGCCTGACGGTCGTGGGGTGCGGATTAGCTTAAAAAATGATGCTTTTCGGGAAGAAGACAGGGAGGAGAGGATAAAACATTTATTGGATCTGGATGAGCAGCAATTATTTGATATTGAGGATGTTACCATTGAATTACCTCAACAGGCTCAGATCCATAACTCAGTAGCCTGTCATAATTGTGGGGAGCCTGTGATGGAGACAAGGATCAAAGAAAAGAATAAAGAGGTCTACTGCATTCCTTGCTTCAATCAAAAGTTCCAATAG